A stretch of Fulvia fulva chromosome 4, complete sequence DNA encodes these proteins:
- a CDS encoding GTP-binding protein rhoA has product MYLSPGRTASSTWEPSGQRLHGFLQWPLVKPWTLSRDDVRLVAQELIAGIHDTHTLSHCQTPSTMLPTTKLADAPVVPILFLGDSGVGKSTLLSRLSVGSDSKKPLPQLRDLDQPYVFNIKLYNRSYRFELYDTASPTSYTLLRPAVLVLCFNIGDPASLDSLHTTWKRIVEEHFNYDESLPVIVLGLQRDIRTKEDYGGQVRTMAADAESGADTAALNGRTFVYPQEGLRVAQEMRTDRYCECSALTGELCREVIEDISKTAALTTTDKGGRTEYQCAVM; this is encoded by the exons ATGTACCTCAGTCCAGGACGAACTGCATCATCCACGTGGGAGCCCTCGGGTCAACGACTGCACGGGTTCCTGCAGTGGCCTCTTGTCAAGCCGTGGACGCTGTCACGAGACGATGTGAGACTGGTGGCGCAGGAGCTCATCGCTGGCATACACGACACACATACGTTGAGCCATTGCCAAACACCATCCACCATGCTCCCCACCACAAAACTGGCCGACGCGCCTGTAGTGCCCATACTGTTTCTGGGTGATTCGGGCGTGGGCAAGTCGACGCTACTTTC CCGCCTCTCTGTTGGTTCCGACTCCAAGAAACCACTCCCTCAACTTCGAGACCTCGACCAGCCGTACGTCTTCAACATCAAGCTTTACAACAGGTCGTACCGATTCGAGCTGTACGATACTGCTTCGCCAACAAGCTACACCCTGCTTCGCCCCGCCGTCCTCGTTCTGTGCTTCAACATTGGCGATCCAGCCTCTCTTGATAGCTTACACACTACCTGGAAACGCATTGTGGAGGAGCACTTCAATTACGACGAGTCGCTGCCGGTGATAGTCTTGGGTCTGCAACGGGACATACGGACCAAAGAAGACTATGGTGGCCAAGTTCGGACGATGGCTGCGGACGCTGAGAGCGGGGCAGACACAGCTGCGCTCAATGGCAGAACGTTCGTATATCCACAAGAAGGGCTAAGAGTCGCCCAGGAGATGAGGACGGATCGATACTGCGAGTGCTCAGCCTTGACTGGCGAGCTCTGCAGGGAAGTGATTGAAGACATCAGCAAGACGGCAGCATTGACAACGACAGACAAGGGTGGGAGAACGGAATACCAATGCGCTGTGATGTGA
- a CDS encoding Ribose-phosphate pyrophosphokinase 5: MVRNILLFAGSSHPQLVESICAHLAIPPAKITLGKFMVGETRVEVGESVRGKDVFIVQTACSTKNGGSGGMSLNDGLMELLITISACKTASARRVIAVLPLFPYSRQSDLPYNKVGAPLARMPTKTGDDDKYTFDSRPGTPGPGNQRKDEHLEKSLKHMTNGVGELHIPPRRKDTIESVRSEDSSSGSVNGYKHASPTSAPNSAANGTSTTFSTGSAPPDFKPQRGYKQWVAQAGTLVADLLTSAGADHVITMDLHDPQYQGFFDIPVDNLYGRNLLKRYITHDILPHEGGADECVIVSPDAGGAKRATSIADALGMEFALIHKERRNPNSSGHTPANALLLVGDVKGRTCILVDDLADTSNTITRAAKLLKREGAKRVYALVTHGVLSGDAVDRIFWSGLDKVVVTNSVPQQHHLEKMDQLAAKHSKPPGKLEVLEVGGVFAEAIRRVHHGESISVLFQYD; this comes from the exons ATGGTGCGCAACATCCTCCTCTTCGCCGGTTCGTCCCACCCACAACTCGTCGAGTCCATCTGCGCCCACCTCGCCATTCCTCCAGCAAAGATCACATTGGGCAAGTTTATGGTTGGCGAGACCCGAGTCGAGGTCGGCGAGAGCGTCAGAGGCAAGGATGTTTTCATTGTACAGACTGCCTGCTCCACCAAGAATGGTGGCAGTGGTGGCATGTCACTCAACGACGGACTGATGGAGCTTCTCATCACGATAAGCGCGTGCAAGACGGCGAGTGCCAGGAGAGTCATCGCAGTGCTTCCTCTCTTCCCATACTCGCGACAAAGTGATCTTCCATACAACAAGGTCGGCGCACCTCTCGCGCGCATGCCCACCAAGACCGGGGATGACGACAAGTACACGTTCGACTCGAGGCCCGGCACGCCTGGCCCAGGAAATCAGAGGAAAGACGAGCATTTGGAGAAGAGCCTTAAGCACATGACCAACGGCGTGGGAGAGCTGCACATTCCACCAAGGCGAAAGGATACTATTGAGAGTGTCCGATCAGAAGATTCGAGCTCAGGCTCAGTGAACGGCTACAAGCACGCTTCGCCAACCTCGGCTCCAAATTCTGCTGCCAACGGTACAAGCACAACTTTCTCGACAGGCAGCGCGCCGCCCGATTTCAAGCCCCAGCGTGGATACAAGCAATGGGTAGCACAGGCAGGCACTTTGGTAGCGGATCTCCTGACCAGCGCAGGCGCTGATCATGTCATTACCATGGACCTCCATGACCCTCAATACCAGGGCTTCTTCGACATTCCGGTGGACAACCTCTACGGTCGTAATTTGTTGAAGCGGTACATCACCCATGATATCCTTCCCCACGAGGGTGGTGCCGACGAGTGTGTCATTGTGAGTCCTGATGCGGGAGGTGCGAAGCGAGCCACGAGCATTGCGGACGCGCTGGGTATGGAATTCGCGTTGATCCACAAG GAGCGTCGGAACCCCAACAGCAGTGGCCATACTCCAGCCAATGCCTTACTGCTCGTGGGCGATGTCAAGGGCAGGACTTGCATCCTTGTCGATGATTTGGCTGACACCTCGAACACGATCACCAGAGCGGCGAAATTACTCAAGAGAGAAGGTGCGAAGAGGGTTTATGCCCTGGTCACACATGGTGTGCTCAGTGGCGATGCTGTTGACCGGATATTCTGGTCTGGCTTGGACAAA GTCGTCGTAACGAACAGCGTACCCCAACAGCACCACCTCGAGAAGATGGACCAACTCGCAGCCAAGCATAGCAAGCCCCCTGGCAAACTCGAAGTGCTCGAAGTCGGCGGTGTCTTCGCCGAAGCCATCCGCCGTGTGCACCACGGAGAGAGCATCAGCGTTCTATTCCAGTACGACTAG
- a CDS encoding Aminotransferase-like protein FGM3 yields the protein MPEIDVAKIRSHFPALNQKQVFFDNSGGSQVLKEVIDSIVAYLNSNNVQLGASYPVSAQSTDLFEKGCAAVAKYINTTPDCVVLGPSTTQLFRNLSLSLFDYITPGSEIIVDSSNHEANIASWVQLAKDRGCTLKWWNAEDKKNPQLDCNVLRGLMSEKTKLVACTHTSNILGTINDVKAIAKTVHEIPGALLCVDAVAYAPHRAIDVTDFEVDFYSFSWYKLYGPHIASMYASKAAQKHLRTLGHFFKPTTTLENLLGLAAANYELTASIPEVCKYLEDVPWDQTSVYEEKLQHVLIEYLLSKPETYQIYGEPTADRRKRVPVISFTVKGRSSKDVVDAIEARSDFGCRWGAFYSNRLAEVLGLDPVDGVVRVSLLHYNTEDEIRRYVKVLDDVVFGS from the exons ATGCCCGAAATCGATGTCGCCAAGATTCGCAGCCACTTTCCGGCTCTGAACCAAAAGCAAGTCTTCTTCGACAACTCAGGTGGCAGCCAAGTATTGAAAGAGGTCATCGATTC CATCGTTGCATACTTGAACTCCAACAACGTCCAGCTGGGAGCTAGTTATCCCGTCTCTGCACAGTCAACAGACCTCTTCGAGAAAGGATGTGCTGCAGTAGCAAAATACATCAACACCACTCCGGATTGTGTCGTCCTTGGCCCAAGCACAACGCAACTCTTCCGGAACCTTTCTCTCAGTCTCTTCGACTACATTACTCCAGGCTCAGAGATCATCGTGGACTCTTCCAACCACGAGGCCAACATTGCATCATGGGTCCAACTCGCCAAAGATCGGGGCTGTACTCTCAAATGGTGGAACGCCGAGGACAAGAAGAATCCTCAGCTCGATTGCAACGTTCTTCGTGGTCTGATGAGCGAGAAGACCAAGCTGGTAGCCTGTACACACACCTCTAACATTCTCGGAACCATCAATGATGTCAAGGCCATTGCGAAGACGGTCCATGAAATTCCCGGGGCTCTCCTCTGCGTCGATGCCGTCGCATATGCGCCTCACCGCGCCATTGATGTGACCGACTTCGAGGTCGATTTCTACTCCTTCAGCTGGTACAAACTCTACGGCCCTCATATTGCCTCAATGTACGCCTCCAAAGCCGCGCAAAAGCATCTTAGAACTTTGGGCCACTTCTTCAAGCCAACTACTACGCTTGAGAATCTTTTGGGCTTGGCAGCGGCGAATTACGAGTTGACTGCCAGTATTCCGGAAGTGTGTAAATACCTGGAGGACGTTCCATGGGATCAAACGAGTGTGTATGAAGAGAAGTTGCAACATGTCTTGATTGAGTACCTTCTTTCGAAGCCGGAGACGTACCAAATCTATGGTGAACCGACAGCGGATCGGAGGAAGCGGGTGCCAGTGATCAGTTTCACGGTCAAGGGAAGGAGCAGTAAGGATGTAGTGGATGCGATAGAGGCTAGGAGTGATTTTGGATGTCGCTGGGGTGCGTTCTATAGCAACAGGCTGGCTGAAGTGCTGGGGCTGGACCCTGTCGACGGTGTGGTGAGAGTCAGTTTGCTGCATTACAATACCG AGGATGAAATAAGGAGATATGTGAAGGTGTTAGATGATGTTGTCTTTGGGTCTTGA
- a CDS encoding Methyltransferase gedG, translated as MSSPDNSDKSKSVVDLYDKDYDFWDNYIEGRPQVPDSFFERILAYHSQHSNCFALAHDAGAGAAVHSYAFADEFAKVIVSDISASNIYVAKTRWGDTDHFTYRVGRLQDTAEDIAAGSVDLFFVSTAIHFCGDEVGKAIEEAARQLKSGGTIAVSAFGPAIFDDPEVQRIWLKLYQQSGHVHVASRPGGNLLLDPWKIGASSYDAVPLPVELFEPGALRIKLNFNMTPGFTWRELHTPPEDADLLPEWSQVGPDDQMSFESDSGWRFEWEETQLRMHKHSMRFPNDEQVSKLWLEMVELVKSRGTVKGVWPAIILLATRR; from the coding sequence ATGAGTTCACCCGACAACAGCGACAAGTCTAAGTCCGTCGTCGACCTCTACGACAAAGACTACGACTTCTGGGACAACTACATCGAAGGCCGCCCTCAGGTCCCGGACAGTTTCTTCGAGCGCATTCTCGCCTACCACTCGCAGCATAGCAACTGTTTTGCCCTCGCGCACGATGCCGGTGCAGGGGCTGCAGTACATTCCTATGCGTTTGCCGATGAGTTCGCCAAAGTGATTGTCTCGGACATCTCGGCCTCCAACATCTATGTGGCGAAGACTCGCTGGGGAGACACTGATCACTTCACGTACCGCGTCGGACGACTTCAGGATACGGCCGAAGACATCGCGGCTGGGAGTGTTGATCTCTTCTTTGTCAGTACGGCGATCCATTTCTGTGGTGATGAGGTGGGCAAAGCTATCGAGGAAGCCGCGCGACAGCTGAAATCTGGTGGCACGATCGCAGTATCAGCATTCGGGCCCGCCATCTTCGACGATCCGGAAGTGCAGAGGATTTGGTTGAAGCTATATCAGCAATCTGGTCATGTGCATGTTGCATCGCGGCCAGGTGGCAATCTGCTGCTGGACCCTTGGAAGATTGGGGCGAGCTCGTACGATGCTGTGCCTTTGCCGGTCGAGCTTTTTGAGCCGGGTGCGTTGAGGATCAAGCTCAACTTCAACATGACGCCTGGATTCACGTGGAGGGAATTGCACACTCCACCCGAAGATGCGGATCTACTGCCTGAGTGGAGCCAGGTCGGACCGGATGATCAAATGTCATTTGAGAGTGACTCGGGTTGGAGGTTCGAATGGGAAGAAACACAGCTTAGGATGCACAAGCATTCAATGAGGTTCCCGAACGATGAGCAGGTCTCGAAGTTGTGGCTGGAAATGGTCGAGCTTGTGAAGAGCAGAGGCACTGTGAAAGGTGTCTGGCCAGCGATAATATTGCTTGCGACTCGGAGGTAG
- a CDS encoding Nuclease S1, giving the protein MQLLSLTVAALAFLPTPATAWHLQVHNQIAFVAEKLLQPRTLNITGALLDPKWNHSIGRAAGWADTVRKDYAPYSYNWHFVGMNETLPNLCPLTWDGICAGGDCVVAQITNQTRILRGCIQKVKDHEYDFSHPDLNCQQALMWVVHLIGDVAQPLHTSSTKTGGNGEKVLFNNTASNLHDVWDRWILYAGTSKWEGFDDQQLDPYFGGLLDRIGKDMFKVPRKDWSACGFDVDQGAQCPKAWAEDSHWLVCKAVYTSTFTNATDLFKTGYAEKMFPIVELQLAKASWRLAGWLNALVESVYSGQESEYVTQYKQAL; this is encoded by the coding sequence ATGCAGTTACTATCTCTCACCGTCGCCGCGCTGGCTTTTCTCCCCACACCAGCAACCGCCTGGCACCTCCAAGTCCACAACCAGATCGCCTTCGTGGCCGAAAAGCTCCTCCAGCCCAGGACCCTCAATATCACAGGCGCCCTCCTCGATCCTAAATGGAATCACTCCATTGGCCGTGCGGCCGGATGGGCTGACACAGTTCGTAAAGACTACGCACCCTACAGCTACAACTGGCACTTCGTCGGCATGAACGAAACACTTCCCAACCTCTGCCCTTTGACCTGGGATGGCATCTGCGCCGGCGGCGACTGTGTTGTCGCTCAGATCACGAATCAGACGAGAATCCTGCGCGGCTGTATTCAGAAGGTCAAGGACCACGAATACGACTTTTCTCATCCGGATTTGAACTGCCAGCAGGCGTTGATGTGGGTCGTTCACTTGATTGGTGACGTGGCACAGCCGTTGCATACGTCTAGTACGAAGACTGGTGGGAATGGGGAGAAAGTGTTGTTCAACAATACCGCTAGTAACCTTCACGACGTCTGGGATAGGTGGATCCTCTACGCTGGAACCTCGAAGTGGGAGGGTTTCGATGACCAGCAGCTCGATCCGTACTTTGGTGGTCTCTTAGATCGCATCGGGAAGGACATGTTCAAAGTACCGAGGAAGGACTGGTCGGCGTGTGGCTTTGATGTCGATCAAGGTGCGCAATGTCCGAAAGCGTGGGCGGAAGACTCGCATTGGCTTGTCTGCAAGGCTGTCTACACGAGCACATTCACCAATGCGACCGATCTGTTCAAGACTGGGTATGCTGAGAAGATGTTCCCCATCGTCGAGCTGCAGCTGGCGAAGGCCTCTTGGAGATTAGCCGGGTGGCTCAATGCTCTGGTCGAGAGCGTGTACAGCGGACAGGAGTCTGAATATGTCACTCAGTACAAGCAAGCACTTTGA
- a CDS encoding Carboxypeptidase S1 B translates to MATFLLCTVLGAFATPTSASFPPPLVGVTTIPVPGQPDTSISYKETTICETEAKGYAGYVHLPASRLHDVGLVEPYNISTFFWYFEAREDPQIAPTAIYLAGGPGQSSMYGVTESGGPCTIHPDANSTQYNPYAFNKHVNMLYIDQPVGTGFSYDSLLNSTQDLLANTIASFDSYDESIPAENTTFLYGTFPSQDPTRTISTSQTAAKILWRFAQAWFTSFPEYTTSDKRVSLWGNSYGGYWVPATAAYIVEQNEKIKTSQLPDAYQIEIDTIGWTNGCPDVLVQGEYWPEMAYNNTYDFQAVSFDVYQDMKDSWTMPGGCRDLVEQCRTLGNDLDPDFYGTDHQVNAACIHAFGFCFGTVAQDPGNRSVFDIAHTNPDPFPYSYLIGFFNRAWVQQHLGVPVNFTGSSNSVFDNFFITGDFVRYEGLKTISALLNSGTKVAMIYGDRDYRCPWLGGEQLALQANWTDTDAFQKSGYETIKTSSCYNGGVVRQYGNLSFSRVFQAGHDAAAYQPRTVFEIFNRAMFDKDIATGTSPTNDERNDYASTGPLSSFGIRNKMPEPPPVNCHLYNVPLSCTTEQQEALANGTAVIQDFNVIKPDGGSAGVLGGNMVFLLYSDDRIGSAWERRSLRGDSERSAVLFLRRMRLELKGLKRAIRQVKSLENFELVIDEDDWYVLPLEIDQVKKMEDELKQALAGQTTKSCRGAFFSPFVRAHVPELERQGINQATFLAFIDGLNEAFVANPVMQYTGMAGAVMSQFHGLPPVQWAGMGLQTASGVASFATSHRRTKAYVKAVNIDLFHPADLHVTIMTTPEMMAKVGQPDIKLRLGSLEAFDSTIDTAAKPKQDAKVAHADSTEDDFRMRRIQALQGYIMPLDFNVPGAVAPENLLCRMGASQATRMASKQHKKMIKECTKGHEDYLKKLKDSDEKWQEGTKEAEKIERKLAKEKEKVERRIVASKDSEKARRSFEKEEWKLLKDLEKEMNKREKDAGKERREAHKERIEAHQEREKVEGREDKTGNKIGWIVVSRWDGEEDGRSEDMDGMVDQEQART, encoded by the exons ATGGCAACGTTCTTGCTTTGTACAGTCCTCGGCGCTTTCGCAACACCAACTTCTGCGAGCTTCCCTCCGCCATTGGTAGGCGTGACCACCATACCAGTACCCGGCCAACCAGATACCTCGATCTCATACAAGGAA ACCACAATATGCGAGACAGAAGCGAAAGGGTACGCTGGCTACGTTCATCTACCTGCTTCCAGATTGCATGATGTTGGGTTGGTTGAGCCCTACAACATATCCACCTTCTTCTGGTACTTTGAGGCACGGGAGGATCCTCAAATTGCACCAACAGCTATCTATCTGGCAGGAGGTCCTGGACAGTCATCCATGTACGGTGTCACCGAATCGGGAGGACCTTGCACAATCCATCCAGACGCAAACAGTACTCAGTATAACCCATACGCTTTCAACAAACATGTCAACATGCTCTACATCGATCAGCCTGTCGGCACAGGCTTCTCATATGATAGCTTGCTAAATAGCACACAGGATCTGCTCGCCAATACTATCGCCTCCTTCGACAGCTACGATGAATCGATCCCGGCAGAGAACACCACTTTCCTCTACGGCACATTCCCGAGTCAAGATCCTACAAGGACCATTAGTACATCACAGACTGCTGCCAAGATCCTATGGCGGTTCGCACAGGCTTGGTTTACCAGCTTTCCAGAATATACGACATCAGACAAGCGTGTGTCGCTATGGGGCAATTCTTATGGCGGGTACTGGGTGCCCGCTACTGCGGCCTACATTGTCGAGCAGAACGAGAAGATCAAGACCAGCCAGTTGCCCGATGCATACCAGATTGAGATCGACACGATTGGCTGGACGAACGGCTGCCCAGATGTCCTCGTCCAAGGAGAGTACTGGCCGGAGATGGCGTATAACAATACCTACGACTTTCAAGCCGTATCTTTCGACGTCTATCAAGATATGAAGGACAGCTGGACCATGCCAGGTGGATGCCGTGATCTAGTCGAGCAGTGCAGGACGCTCGGCAATGACCTCGACCCCGACTTTTATGGCACAGACCACCAAGTTAATGCCGCCTGCATCCACGCCTTCGGATTCTGCTTCGGAACAGTAGCTCAAGACCCTGGAAATAGGTCTGTGTTCGACATAGCCCACACCAACCCCGACCCATTCCCATACTCATACTTGATCGGCTTCTTCAATCGTGCGTGGGTACAGCAACATCTCGGTGTTCCGGTCAACTTCACGGGATCATCGAATTCGGTGTTTGACAACTTCTTCATCACCGGTGATTTTGTACGCTACGAGGGACTGAAGACGATATCCGCACTTCTCAACAGCGGCACAAAGGTCGCCATGATCTATGGAGATCGCGATTATCGGTGCCCATGGCTCGGTGGTGAGCAGCTGGCTCTGCAAGCCAACTGGACCGATACGGACGCGTTCCAGAAGTCAGGCTACGAGACGATCAAGACAAGTTCCTGCTATAATGGCGGCGTTGTGCGTCAGTACGGGAATCTATCTTTCTCACGTGTGTTCCAAGCTGGACACGATGCGGCAGCATACCAACCTCGAACAGTCTTCGAGATCTTCAATCGTGCCATGTTTGATAAGGACATTGCAACCGGCACATCGCCAACCAATGATGAGCGGAACGATTACGCGAGTACGGGACCACTGAGCAGTTTCGGAATCAGAAACAAGATGCCGGAGCCACCGCCAGTCAATTGCCATCTTTACAATGTGCCTTTGAGCTGTACCACGGAGCAACAAGAAGCACTGGCGAATGGGACGGCCGTTATCCAGGATTTCAATGTCATCAAGCCGGATGGTGGTAGTGCCGGGGTGCTGGGTGGGAATATGGT GTTCCTCCTCTACTCTGATGACCGCATCGGGTCTGCCTGGGAGCGCCGTTCTTTGCGCGGCGACAGTGAGAGATCGGCAGTACTTTTCTTGCGAAGGATGCGGCTAGAGCTCAAAGGGTTGAAACGAGCGATCAGACAGGTCAAGAGCTTGGAGAACTTCGAGCTCGTGATTGATGAGGACGACTGGTACGTTTTGCCATTGGAGATCGACCAGGTGAAAAAGATGGAGGACGAGCTTAAGCAGGCTCTTGCAGGAC AGACAACCAAATCTTGCCGGGGTGCATTCTTCAGCCCGTTCGTTCGAGCACATGTCCCGGAGCTTGAACGTCAAGGGATCAACCAGGCGACCTTTCTAGCCTTCATCGACGGTCTAAACGAAGCTTTTGTCGCCAACCCGGTCATGCAATACACTGGCATGGCCGGAGCTGTGATGTCCCAATTTCACGGCCTACCTCCGGTGCAATGGGCAGGTATGGGTCTGCAGACAGCTTCGGGAGTCGCCTCGTTCGCGACATCGCATCGCCGCACGAAGGCATACGTCAAAGCTGTGAACATTGATCTCTTCCATCCCGCCGATCTGCATGTAACTATCATGACGACGCCAGAGATGATGGCGAAGGTTGGGCAACCCGACATTAAGTTGCGATTGGGATCTTTGGAGGCGTTTGACAGTACCATAGATACAGCCGCCAAGCCAAAGCAAGATGCAAAAGTAGCACATGCTGACAGCACTGAGGACGACTTCAGGATGCGCAGGATCCAGGCTTTGCAAGGATACATCATGCCTCTCGATTTCAACGTCCCCGGTGCCGTAGCTCCAGAAAATCTTCTCTGCAGGATGGGTGCCTCGCAGGCAACAAGAATGGCTTCAAAGCAACACAAGAAGATGATCAAAGAATGCACAAAAG GCCACGAAGACTACCTGAAAAAGCTCAAAGACTCGGATGAAAAATGGCAGGAAGGCACGAAAGAGGCGGAGAAAATCGAAAGGAAGCTTGCGAAAGAAAAGGAAAAGGTAGAGCGTAGAATTGTGGCGAGCAAGGATTCGGAGAAGGCACGGCGGTCGTTTGAGAAGGAGGAATGGAAGTTGTTGAAGGACTTGGAGAAGGAAATGAACAAGCGGGAGAAGGATGCTGGGAAAGAGAGGAGAGAGGCGCATAAGGAGAGGATAGAGGCGCATCAGGAGAGGGAGAAAGTGGAGGGAAGGGAGGACAAGACGGGGAATAAGATTGGGTGGATTGTGGTTTCGAGGTGGGATGGCGAGGAAGATGGACGGTCGGAGGATATGGACGGTATGGTGGACCAAGAGCAGGCACGAACGTGA
- a CDS encoding SWI/SNF and RSC complexes subunit ssr3, producing the protein MQNYRYQQAAQNRSPHAQRRGPGPMVAPPPHAQTGQPQLTQAQLQQQHLEQLRRQDYARRQAKKPTDRDIPDEISEAVVGDGVERYKQLREVEKKLDAVMMRKRLDISDNLQRRYTRREGIMRVWISNTAEGQPWQLVEEGSNNEDGMFELNESNATFKVKIEGRLLDDPEEDEEDKPPATHRPRLSSFFKAITIHFDRDPNLQPDQYSQIEWRKSQPGSQNYDPASSEAQFDTLEFTRKADENMNITINLVRDEKNERFKLSPELAEILDTEEEDRAGAVQGIWEYCRAMGLQEDEDKRKIVCDEPLRKLFKQDTVYFPYVPDQLLPHMQPLPPVQLQYTIRVDKPYITGSKDAESPSEDAETETLAPSRKTVYDIRVPLPNPLLQQLTRFHTSKAHVGDLKKIVQIDEDLALLVQKIHQTNAKRKFYDNLAKDPAAFVKRWVSSQQRDLEVILAEATRGGGEDATGEEFRRGGKDSIWTSKQTEETVGLWLAKQKPAHP; encoded by the exons ATGCAGAACTACCGCTATCAACAAGCGGCCCAAAACCGAAGCCCGCATGCGCAGCGACGAGGCCCAG GTCCTATGGtcgctcctcctcctcatGCACAAACCGGCCAGCCACAATTGACACAAGCGCAACTACAACAACAGCACCTCGAGCAGTTACGGAGACAAGACTATGCCCGAAGACAGGCGAAGAAGCCCACGGATCGCGACATCCCCGACGAAATCAGCGAGGCCGTGGTCGGAGATGGCGTTGAGCGGTACAAGCAGCTGCGTGAGGTAGAGAAGAAGCTGGACGCGGTCATGATGCGCAAGCGATTGGACATCAGCGATAATCTACAACGGAGATATACCCGGCGCGAAGGCATTATGCGGGTATGGATCTCGAACACAGCAGAGGGCCAGCCATGGCAACTCGTGGAGGAAGGATCGAACAATGAGGACGGCATGTTCGAGCTGAACGAGAGCAACGCGACATTCAAGGTCAAGATCGAAGGCCGGCTACTGGACGATCCGGAAGAGGACGAAGAGGACAAGCCTCCAGCAACACATAGACCGCGATTGAGCTCCTTCTTCAAGGCCATCACTATCCACTTCGACCGCGACCCAAACTTGCAGCCAGACCAATACAGCCAGATCGAATGGCGGAAATCACAGCCGGGATCGCAGAACTACGATCCAGCCAGCTCCGAAGCACAGTTCGACACATTGGAATTTACTCGAAAAGCGGACGAGAACATGAACATCACCATAAACCTTGTACGAGACGAGAAGAACGAGCGATTCAAGCTGAGCCCGGAGCTAGCCGAGATACTGGACACTGAAGAAGAGGACCGAGCCGGTGCTGTGCAAGGTATTTGGGAGTACTGCCGTGCTATGGGTTTGCAAGAAGACGAG GACAAGCGAAAGATTGTCTGCGACGAGCCACTTCGCAAGCTTTTCAAGCAAGACACCGTCTACTTCCCCTACGTTCCGGATCAACTCCTTCCTCATATGCAGCCTTTGCCACCGGTGCAGCTTCAATACACGATACGAGTCGACAAGCCTTACATTACTGGCTCGAAAGACGCAGAATCACCGAGCGAAGACGCAGAAACCGAGACTTTGGCACCATCGCGGAAGACAGTTTACGACATTCGCGTACCGCTTCCGAACCCCCTTCTCCAACAATTGACGCGCTTCCATACATCCAAAGCGCATGTCGGTGATCTGAAGAAGATTGTTCAGATTGACGAGGACCTCGCGCTGCTGGTGCAGAAAATACATCAAACCAATGCGAAGCGCAAGTTCTACGACAATTTGGCTAAAGACCCTGCAGCCTTTGTCAAGCGCTGGGTCAGCAGTCAGCAGCGCGACCTCGAAGTAATACTTGCCGAAGCGACGCGCGGCGGCGGAGAGGATGCTACTGGCGAAGAATTTCGAAGAGGCGGCAAAGACAGCATATGGACTTCGAAGCAAACAGAAGAGACTGTGGGACTATGGCTCGCCAAACAAAAGCCAGCGCACCCTTAG